DNA sequence from the Phoenix dactylifera cultivar Barhee BC4 chromosome 13, palm_55x_up_171113_PBpolish2nd_filt_p, whole genome shotgun sequence genome:
TCCAATCCTCTTTATTAGCTCCCCTTCATTGCCATCATTTGCGAATTGCGAATTGCGAATTGCGATCTTCTCTCCTCCTCCGGTCTGAAAGCGCTTCCGGTCGCTTTATTTTCCCCCAAATTTCCCGATCTCTTCTTTTTATGGGCTGATTCGGAGAAGGGGAGCATCGGATTAGGGCTCGTTGGATCTCTGGGTAGGGTTTCTCCTCTGCGAGCATCGACCATGCCTTCGGTGCTCGGAGAGTTCCCCTGCAGGTTCGCAAACTTGATCCGCTCGGCCACCTCCTTCCATGGCGGTTCTTGCTCGCATCGCATTAAAAATCTCGAGAAGTGGAGTCTGCGTGGTAATCTGAATCAGCAATAGCTTCCGGGAATGGCGGCGATACGGTTCCTCTAGGATTTTCTTTCCGTTTCTTCTGTCTATTCTATCGTCCAACTCCTAGAAATATCTAGATCTTTTCCTGGATTAGATCTTGGTGTGAGATTTGAGTCTGAGGAGCGTTTGATCTGGATCTGGTTTCTTTTTTCGGTTTTTGGGACGAGAGTGCGAAGTTTTGGCTCGAGGTAATTGCTGATCTCCTTCTATTCCCTGCGTTTTTGTTTTTGGTGCATTTTCATGTTTTCTCTCCCGTATCGCCACTATTTTGCTATTTTTCCTCGTCAACCCCGTTGTTTGAGGTTATCTCCTGAGGATGCGTATACTTTTATCAGTTTTTGAACTTGAAAACTTTTctgagcttcttttttttttttttttgctttttaaaaTGACGATTATgttaaaattgaatttggtccagCTTTTGCGGTTATTTATTTTGGTTATATGTAGTCTTTCAATTTTTTCTCCATGCATTTTGAAAGAAAGTCTACGTTTCTAGTGTCGAGCTATATGGCACTGATAATTTGTTCATTTCAAAACTATTAGGGAGCAATTATAGGTGATTGTTCTGAAACCAAAAACTAGTGTGGCTTTCAAATTTAGGAAAATATCTAAATTTAGATATTACCAAGCAACGGCCTAATCTCTGGATGTTTGTGTGATTGGGAAGATGTGACTAAATAGCATCAAGGGGACATATACatttacataattttttattttcttttttgacgACTTAAAATCATACGTTTCTTTGATGTTTGTTTATGTTTTATTCTTTACTTCCCAAGTGTTTAGCCCAAAGTAACTTTTGTGTGGAATAACTTTATTGGTTTTAAGTCCGAAAACTGGAAAATGTGCTCACCTGCTCTATGTGCTGCTTTCTTTAAAACACCCACATCCATCCATTTCCTCACACAGGGAGGTTATTTTCTCATCACTGAGATTCTtttcccccctttcttttctcAGTCTCTAAATTATTGTTATGTTGACCTATCAAACTCCGAAGATACTCGTGCGTGAAACCTTGAAACCTTCTCATTTGGTAGTCACTCTAAAAATCTACTAAGGCATAGTCTTCACATACCCAGAAAGCTGAAAATCTCCACTGCGGTGGCACCAAGCAGATACAACTTTTACTTGTTTCTGTGGCATCCAATGGTATTCTGATTTGAGCTGTTGTTATATGCATGTACATATAGTATTcgtatataacataatataacaCGCATGCATCAGCAAGCATGTATGTAGGCATCTAAATACTTGAGAGCATCTATTGTTCATAAAATGTGGGTTTTTAGCATTGTCTTTTTGTGCACGTTTGTGTCCAACCAGGAACTGTGTAATCTATTAGATACATTATGCAACCTGTTGCATGTGTGCGCAATATCAATCTCATGAGCCTTGTACCATCTGGGACGTCTACTTGTGAATACTTTATATGAATGCATCAACAGAGTAATAAAGATACCTGGTTCTTAAAAATTACAGGCAATGTTTAGCAAATGTTGATCTACATTTCAACtcttgtatttatttatttatttattcatttattacCTTAAAGTATTACACACTCGAATTTTTGACACATTGTAACATGCTGTAGTGAGACTCAATGACACATCAGCAATAGTTCATCTCTTAAAAAAAGCTTAGAGAAGGTGCCTTCTGTTCTTTCAGGTTTCTTGACTCCTGTAAATTCGTGATTCTTTATCTGAACTGTTTACAAGCAACTGGTACTTAGCTAGGTAGAAGAACTAATGCAGCACAGGTTGCAACAGTTGGTTGTCCGATTGATCTTTAAATTCCATTTGCTTGCTTTCAAAGTAGGTCCAGATCAAACATGAGCACCACTTAGATCATGCAATAATGTTAACATTAGAAACTTTGCTACATTTCTCAAATTTAAATACAGAGGACAAGTGCTCTTGCAACTATAAAGAAGTGGAGAAATAAGGTTGGGATGGGACAACATGTGATTTAGGGAATGTAAAATCTGTCTTCTACAAATCAAGGTGGTATGAGGATGGTGTAGGAGAGACAGTATCATGGTTGCGATGGTTGAGGAACAGGTTGGCACTAACTTAGGGCTTGCTTATAGGATTGATGTATGGTTTTATTAGCTACTATTTACATGCAAATTTGTCATCATCATCTAAGCCTTTTCTCATCGAAATGAGATTATCTATTGGAGCATTACTATATTTTGATCCTTAAGACATCCACGATAGCAGATGGAAAATTTAGGATCTAGCTTCCAAACTGAAATGCCTATCAAACTTTTGTTGTCAGCTTATGCAAATTCATAGGAGAACTTTCCAAAAAGTTCTCTCCATTTCACGTGATTAAAAAATTATGCCTTAGTGTAAGCTTTTTACAAACCATTCTTGAAAATGTGCTACTTAAAATAATAATCATTTGAATACTTTATCATATGCAATTTTGCTGCAAAATAATGACCATAACCATCAAGCATGTTCACATCACTGGCTGGGCCTAAGTTCTTGGATTTGTTAATTGCATGTCATTATGGTCAATTATAGTCTTCTTTCATTCCAATCTGGTAAAGACTTCCACAAAAGATGATCCCTGTTTATCTGCCCTGATAAAGGATTGTTGCATCCATTATGTGCTGTAGCAATTAACGTTTGACCGGATATCCATGACTGCCATCTATAGTGATATGCATGAGGCACGCGTGCTGCATGGATGTGCCTGAGCACAACAGTGAATGGCACAACTCTTTTATTTGTCGGCATGTCAATGGATACAGGATAACATGTACTCTTGGATAACAGTAGACCTGTACTATTCAGAAAATTGCTTAATGGTACTTTAATGTCCTCTAGTTCTAATATTCTTCTATTTTGTTTGAGGGACAAGTATCAATCTTTTAATCCTCTGTTGGACTGGACTTCTTTGATTGCCCATGAAAGTAATATGCATGTAATGCATGCATGCTGTACGAAAATGCCTAAATGTTATGCAAAATGTTTTCTGTGAATACGATCATGTGAATGACATGAATACATAGAAATACATGCTTCCGGATATCAGTAGACTGCTTCTATACAAAATAAGAGCAGTGCTACTTCTGTAACGTCCTTTAGCTCTAATCTTCTACTCTTTCTTTTGATGGCCAGTGGTTAAATTTTTTATCTCCTATTTGGATTGTCTCTACTTGGTAAGGTCTATCTCCATGTGATTTTGGTTAGATAGTTATTGCACTTAGAAGTGGTCTACCGGTTAGAACTGTAAGAACTGTAATTTGCCATGTATCTTTAATTAAACATGATCCGTTTCTTGAATGGAAATGCTAAAATCTTCTATTGCTTCCAATAGAAATCACATCTTCTTGAACGAACCACCCTATGCGGACTGCCGTGAGTGCAAGAAAGTTGAACAGATCTCTTGAACAGGAAGCATGGGATGTAATGTTTCTAGATCTGTTTAAAGCATTTATTTGTTTTATAGTCAATTACTACACTTTCTAACAATCTATCAGCATTATTGCATATATAAATGTAGCATTTCTTAGATTTTTTCCCTGTTATTGCATAACTATTTTTTCTATTAGTGTTATCATTTGGATCCTGATGGTACCTCATCTGATACTGCAAGCTTTGTTCTTAATGCTGATTTTCTCAACGACGATCTATGAAGCATAAAACAATGTGTCCTTTGCTATTACTGGATTTTCTTGCTGACAAATTCTCTCTTTATTCTCTCGATCCAGCATGACTGGTGGATTGCCAGCTTATTTATGAATCAGTTGTCTCCTATTATGTAATAGAATTTGATGTAATAATGATATTCATATTAAGTCAAACCATATTAGATGATTTTCATGGCAATATTGTTTAATCTTTTGCTAAATATCATGCCAATTTGAATAAATAAGATGGAACAACTTTTAACAAAAAATGCTCTGACAGTTCTCATTACAATAGCACCTGCATGGACGGTTCCACTCCTCATGCTAGCATGGTGTCTGAAGGTATCGGCTGTGAGACATCTGTATATAGCCTTAGCTGTGAGAAATCACACAGAGAACATAAAGAGGGTACATGTTGCAATATGAAAGGAACTGCTAAAATCACACCTGAGAGGGCTCTCGACGTTTCTTTTGTCAGCGAGGAAGATAACTTCATAGTGCGAGAAGCTGGCACTGTTCCTGGTGCATTCCTGCATGCTTCAAATCTCGGTGGAAGATTATCTGACCCTAATGCAATATCTGATCAAGAAGAAACACGCGATTCAAAAGAGATTGAAACCTGCCAAGAGTCCTGTGGTTCTGTTTCATTGGATGCaaataagctcaaaagcttgaaCAAATGTGCGACATTTCCATGTTCATCAGAGGCACAATTGGATACTTTGCCAATCAAGGGAAGTAATGAGGAATCAAGCACAGAAGTACAAGGCCAACCTTCCTCCACATTTAAGAGTCCTGCATATTCACGGTCAATGTCTCTGCCCGTAAGTTCCTCTCATCTAATTACTTTTTATTGATTTAACTGGTAACTTCAGCTCTGTAGGTGTACGTGGTGCTTGCTGTCATGTGACTCACCTGTCATTCTTGTTGACTTTCTTGTTGATCTCAAGTTTCATGAGCAGTTCAAGAGAGGTCAATGTTAATCTTAAAAGTGGTTATGACTTATAAGCTATTGTCAAGATTCATATGAATGAATTCTACTCAGTGGACTTTTCTATACTTGTCATGGAACAAATTAATGGCCAAatgatttagaaaaaaaagtatttttttctcGTTTTTATGTTATGAACTGCAAATAACTCCATGAAAGTTAAGATATACTTGCAACCTCCATTGCCTGTTTGTATTGCATCTGAGACACCATCTGTATGTTGGTCCACATGCATCTTTTGTGTTTTttaggaattttttttaatttcaaattgaACTTATATACATTTTATGCATGTAGTCCGATAGTAAGGTTTTCTGTGTTGTTACAAGCAGGTATAATCCTGTCTACAAAATGTGTCAATAATTTATCCATGGCAAGGTTCACCATCTCAGTACCAGACCCCATATTGGTGCTACACTAATACGGTCAGTACGGTACGACACGGAATTTTTCGGCATATCGAGTGTCGGCATGCCACTCGTACCGAGCTTTGTACGCCACTTGTATTGAGTACGGTATCGAACTGGTACTGCATGGTACATTCCGTATCGCTCGGTTCGGGCTGATACGGCAAACCATGATCCATGGTGTCAGTCTTGAAAAGCAGCATATGCTCAGGGTGTGTTTAGGAAGTTTTATATTTGTTATGCCAGATTTATTGATGACACTGTTGTTTTGCTTCAGACTTCTTTGAAGCTTGTTTCTGCCATGAAGGGAGGCCGTGCACAAAATGGGGTCTCCCCTACTGTGAAGCTGCAAGTGAAATGGGCGCCCGAGGTATACGATCCACCTGCCACATCCTTGTCACATACAGTGAAGAAGAGCCATCACCAACGTCCCAAGGCCAAGAAAAAGGACAACcacaagaacaagcacaacaagGGCAGGTCCTCTCGGGGAAGTGGTCTGGAAAGGAAACGTGCAAATCAGAGCAGTATAGGCACTGTGTCCAATCCTTTGGATATGAGGTTCGTTTCCAGCTTGCTTTGTATGGATGGCATTTCTCTGTCATGCATCTGACCCATAGTTTTAAATGCAATATTTATGCGTTCTTCAGGTTCCCAGTTGCTGGAGATAGGTTACTGTTGGATCGATTTGGCAAATCGAACGCGGAAGCCTTAGAGTATGCAGTTAGCACTCGTGAATCCAAGTGCGGCGGCGGCTTCCTGAGGGAGGCACTTGCTAAAGTAAATCTCTCTACAGCTGAGGCCTCTTGAATGGATCCCAGTTTTGGCAATGCCGACGAATTATCATCTTGATGATTGTAGATAAATAATGTATGATGAAAATGCTCGGTGTGTACCTGGTAGTTTTGTTGTGATCGGAAGAACTTGTTGCCACTAAGATTATTAGTGGGTCGAGGACAATAAAGCGGCGGTGATGTTTTAtgtttttcaaatttagaaactGAACGGTACAAAGTGTATTTTGTGTGTGATGGATGGTGAATGTCTGTCAGGGTGGATGCCTGGCAATTTAGGACCTTTCAGCTGCTTGCTGTAATGCTCGAGTGTTATACAGCATCTTGCCATTTTCTTTCTGCTCAGCTTGTGTATCGTTTTATTGCTTTAAATTATACTGCCTTGGGTTTGTGTTCAGCATGAGGTAGAACATGGAATTGTCTGAAATAATAGTTTGATCCTTTGCTACCCGTTGCAAACAGTGAACAATCGAACTCATGAAAGAAAGATGCTAAAGATCTAGTCGATCCTAGTTATGGTGTTAAAATTGGAATTGGACAGGACACGGTCTAAAGTCGAGGGGTATTTGTTATCTTGTCATCCAGAAATCTATGGATCTTCGGCCATGGCTGTGGGAAGTCAGTCCGTGATGTATGTGCCAGGGTCTGAGGCGGTATGTTTCCTGTGTCGGAGTTTGcatggaagaagagaagatcaCGACTGTAGAGGGGCCTTGATGACAAGCGAATTGGTCTGGTTCTCTTTAAATTTTTACTGCCTGCCGGAAGGGCCCTGGAGATTTTGTCAGCTGTTGTGAGTGGGACGGCTGTCTGCAGATGGCATCTGCGATCGCTGATGGAAATGCTGCTTTGATGACTGTAGATATGCATGGCATGAATACCCAACGATTGCAAACCAACGTTTATACCCAGGACGTTCTACGGAGTGGGTGAGCGGGTGCGACCAGCAAGTTGATCAGAGTCTTTCACCATTGAGGAAAATGGAGGACGTGATTCATCATTTACCAGCGACCCAAGATTACAAAATTTTAGTTCACAAATCTCCATGAACTGTTGACAGATCCTGACCTTAAACTCCCTTTTGGAACCCAGTTGTTCCATCATCTCACGTCTGTTTGTCCTTTTCAATGAACCTTTGTTTACACCACTCTAGAGAATCCCTTTAGATGGTTAGACACAGTAGGAAAACCTGCAAAGTTTTTATATTACGGCTAAAAAGAGAGTTTCGATGGTTTAAAATAGTGATTTATACCACGGAGATACCACATATCATCCTGAAATTTGGGTTGCAACATGGGTTAAGCCGTTGCAACCTGAACCACCCGTGGTTTGCTGCTGCACTTAAATGTAGTAAACTACTAGGTCCTTCTCGTGTATCTATTGGAATAACATGAACTAATGGCTGCTTTTATCGATTCCCAGTAATTCGGTTTCATAAGGAGGAGAATTTTTTACCTCTGTTCATGTTTCTGGGATGGGTCTAAGAAGACAGCCAGACCCTGCTTGTTGGTAGCATTTCTCCAGTTTAGAATTAAAAAgtcaatccaatgcaaacaagaGCAAATGCAGTCTTCAGTCTTATGTAGtatattctgcatttattttgacATAATCGTAACTTAAATCACAGCCCCATGCTTTTCCGCTTCCTTGGCCAGTTCCTGTAATATCAAAAAATTGTCATTAGCAAAAGTGTTTGAGAAggaaatttaagctcaaaatgaaagaaaaggattACATACAACGTATCAATAAAATGACAAGGAGGCCTATTAATCATAAAGGACTCTTTCTAGCAAAGGGATGCAGCAGCTCTGGCACTACATAATGGGTATCAACTTGACTGGTTGATCATGTTGTCCAAAAATGTAAATTTTGTCATTTTATTTGGTTCAGGCTGTCAAAGTATTTGCTGTCTATGCAGCAAAGGAAACAATGTTTGCAGTagtcaaaaagagagtacaAAGTCGACCTTCAAGTTTCAACTCAGATAAGAAATGTCTAAGATAATCCACAGGTGAAGAACTACAGTTTGAAAGAGATGCTATAATGTTTGCATGGCCAAGAAtagcatttattttaatttcACATGCCATGTGGAACTGCACATACTGAACATAATATACTCGATGTGATTGTGCAGCAGGCACAGTTTGAAAGAGTTTAAAAGCTTACCAACAGACACATGGATTTCAATAGTCCCATGGGCCTCTCCAGCCAGCCTGAGATAATTACTAGCCACAGCcctgagaaaaagaaaagctttgagGCTTAAGAAAACTGATGTAGAAGATCTTAATAAATGAGTGATGAATaatgattaaaaagaaaatctgTGCAATATATAATGATAAGATGCAACAGAATCCAGGTATGTATGATATTTATCAttcatgtgccagtttttgcAACACAATATTCAAGggaaaataaatgcagaagcaTCCAAGGCTTTTAAATAATATTGAGGAAGGAAAAAGGTGATATGATGCCCCAGGCAAATATATTTGGTTAGTCAAGATTTTTAGCTCCCTCCCTTCTGCCTTTACTCATCAATTATGATGCATGAAATTTATAACAAGATGCTCagagggctttttttttttttgcagcagAAAAGTTACCAATTTGTTAGCAGACATTAAACATAAATGCAATAAAGGATCTGCTGTTGCTATTATTTTGTTTTGGTGCATAACAGACATGCCAATACTTTTTGTGTTGGTTCTGAATCATCCAAATCACAAATAGTTGAGGAAAAATTGCCATTAAGTTTCATGATGTGTTTGTGAGACACCGCTCTTTCATCATTTTGTTCTACTACTTTATGGTATCATAGTCGCACATTCTAGCCGTGAAACTTTTTGATTCTACTCAGCTTCAGTGTTCTTTTCTGCTTGGGAGCAACTACTCAATATGACTGGCAATAGACCAAAGAAATAAATTCTTGAGAGAGGTTGAATTCATTACTAAAACATGTCTCTTAATCTCCTcaatatggatgaatctaatccAAACAAATCCAAAACTTCCTCCTAGATCAAATGTTTATGATGTTCACAATTCTTGTATACCGTGTCTCAACAACTAGAGTTCCTTATCTACTCTCAACCTGTCAACCACTATTTAACCACTAAACCACCAGAAGATATCTTTTCCCTACTTTAGCAGCCCAATTTTCTTCTCCTCAAACTTATTGGTGCATATGCTTCGTTAGATGTACTTCTAAACATAGCTTCTCACCTCACACCCCtagtaataaatataaatctgcaattacaagaaaataaaaaaagaatctaATAAATTCACAATTCTTTTGCTGTGAAATGTTTTCGTTGAATTTCTTGTGCCACTAATTCGATACCAGCTGATAGTCTCATGCTATTATCTTCAATTCCCTCATGTCCCCTAAACTGTCAAAATGGATAAAATTATGGCATCACAAAAATGTCCACATCAGTTCTTTTCTCTTCATGCTATTGACTGTGCAGTCAACACAAATTCATGCAAAGAACTGCAATCAATTAAACCGTAGAAGACTAAAAGTGCTAATGATCTCATCTTGTGGAGAGTTGCTCAACAGAAGGCGCAAATTATGCTAACGGCCAAAATGAAATTCTCATTCTGAATATGATATCAAGCTTTTCTCAAACCTGTCAAATGGAAGTGGCTGGCCATTGTTCATTAGTGGAATATCTCCAAGGGATATGTGAAGCTCATTTGGATTGAAATGGACACCTGCGTAGCCAACAGCACATGCAATGCGACCCCAATTTGGATCTCTACCATATACAGCAGCCTAAGTGGAAATTATAGATCTTCAATTAATGTTTTAAAATAGCTAAAATAACAGTGCAACAATTACTGGCAACAAAATATAATCTAGTTGTAAGCTCACTCCCTTTAAAATCAAGAAGTGAAAAACGCCTTAACATAGAAGACGTACTTTTACAAGTGAAGAAGATGCTACCGAGCGAGCAATCTTTGCTGCTTCTGCCTC
Encoded proteins:
- the LOC103720010 gene encoding uncharacterized protein LOC103720010, producing MDGSTPHASMVSEGIGCETSVYSLSCEKSHREHKEGTCCNMKGTAKITPERALDVSFVSEEDNFIVREAGTVPGAFLHASNLGGRLSDPNAISDQEETRDSKEIETCQESCGSVSLDANKLKSLNKCATFPCSSEAQLDTLPIKGSNEESSTEVQGQPSSTFKSPAYSRSMSLPTSLKLVSAMKGGRAQNGVSPTVKLQVKWAPEVYDPPATSLSHTVKKSHHQRPKAKKKDNHKNKHNKGRSSRGSGLERKRANQSSIGTVSNPLDMRFPVAGDRLLLDRFGKSNAEALEYAVSTRESKCGGGFLREALAKVNLSTAEAS